A segment of the Lolium perenne isolate Kyuss_39 chromosome 3, Kyuss_2.0, whole genome shotgun sequence genome:
TGCAGCGAGGTATAAGTTTAAATCTAAACTGAACTTCTTATTGTAAAGAATCAAAGATTTCTACCCATTTTTTCTTCTGCTTTGGGTAAGAAAAATATAATGATAAGTTAATCATTATGTAAGCTAGAAAATGCAATGTTCCGAAAGGTTTTACTCCATTGCCGATGCTCTGGTATTACATCCAACTATCTTGGTTTTATttagccttgattttccattttactTCTGCAGGATTCTCCTTGCGTGCCAATTGGTAGGAGCCCTCGTACTGATGTCCTTCTGAACGCAGAAAATGTTGTCCTTGAGGCAGGAGGCTGCGTCGTCCGTCTAGGAGGACTTTATATATCCTTACCAAAGAGGCTACTTTTTTTTATCCCAAAcatcatgcattgttaaacacATTTTTTTCCGTACTCTTATGAACACATTAGAGTGGAGACAAACAGTACAGTTTTTTTTTCCTTGACTTGAAACACAAAATGGATCAAGGTCCTCATGTTTTCTGGCTGTCCAAAGGAACTGTAGATGCACGACCAGATCTCATAATCAATCTGATCCATTATGAAGTAAGATCTTCTACTTATTTATTATATGATAGGATGGTCCTTTGATGAGTATGTTTGCAGTTTGGATGTTACAGAGCCAAGAGAGAATTTACTTATCCAGTTACGACACGCAGTTTGTACGACATATGCCAACTCAACACATATTTGATCACACTTCATCCTAGGCCCTAGCCCTACTTTTTTCCTCTTTACAATGCAAATGCTCACAGTAGTATACGGTACCCAGCcctattttatttttctgttgaTATTATTAAATTCTCTCAAGATATTTGCCGTGTTGATTGCATGTGGGTGAAATGATTTGTCAGGGTATATTTACTATGCAGTCTTCATGTTTCTTATCATCTTTTTATGCCATTTGCAGGATGCTGCTTCTCTTGGGATTTCCATCATGAAGAGGAGACTTCGTGGTCGTGTCTTTTTGGGCTGTGACAGCCAGCCTCTGTCCAGGTCACTGCAACCTTCATCCTTTTCAGCTCATGGACTGCCCAACTAAGTTTTGGTCTGCATTGCAAGTGTACTGATATGAGCCTGGGGGCTTTGCAGGCAACAAATAATGGACCGTGTCAACAGGAGTGGGAAGTTTGACGGCAAGTTTGAGGGCTTCACAGGTAAGTTGTCTAGTCTGGCTGTTTACTTATTTATCGGACAAAAGGTTACTAAGCCTTACAGAGTTCATTTTCCTTCACTTCAGGGACGGATGGTCCATTAGGGAAGAGGATGGATAATTCCAAAACTCGAGCTGAGATCGGGTGGCAGCCGAAATATTCTAGCTTCACAGAGTTCCTTGGTCTCAGCAATTGACATCTTGCCAACTGCAACATACCTCTGATTACAGATATATAAATCAATACAGCCGATCTGATAGAGGATACAACCTAAGTATGAATTTCTTCGACAGTTTCTTAAGTTCCTTTCGCTTCTTATGTTATGCTAATGTAAGAACCGGATTTATATATAATATAAGATGGTGCATTTTGGAGCTCTGGTTTTTTTTTAATAAGAATAGAATTGACTAGTTTAGAAGCGGAACTGGTCAGAAGGGCGGGCCTGGCGCAGTGGTAGAGCACCTCCACTTATGCCCTCTGGGTCAGATCAGCctctttgcatagaaagttaaggGAAATGCTTCCTAGAAGTTTCCTTCCCCAGCATTGGGTATGCCCTATAAGGGAACTTGCAAAAAACCGGAGCTCTGACTTTACGTTAAAAATATTACTATTATTGACTAGTTTATAAGGGGAACTGATTGGAAAAGGATAGGAACCAGTTTATATAGAAAACTAGAGAAATAAAAAACAGGTGGCACAATGACAAAAAAAACTAACGTGACACAATGTTTTATGAAAAATGGCAAAAAGACAGACACAAGTACAACGACAACGGTGGATACGATGACTGCCTTATCCACGTCCCTGAAAAAATGTCACGCTGAAGAGTGATAACTCATAAAGCTGAAGAGGAGTGATTGGGCCCTTCAAGCTCTACAAAAgaaagcaaaccgaaaaaaaacaAGCCGGCGACACTTGCACGTCCACGACACCTGAACTTCAACCCAATCTGCAGCCTCAACATAGGCAACAGTGGCACCCACGACCACCGCCTCCATCCGGACTATCAGGAGGACAACCCATTGACCATATGCCGCTGGCGAGCAAGGCCGCTGGCCAGAGGGAAGACACCCACGGCAGCATGCCCTGCTGCGGTGCCGCCAACGTGGCCAAAGGCAAAGCAGCACTAACACATCTCTGTCGGAGCCGCCGTTTTGCATCTACGCACAGCAGAGTGACACACCACGCCTGCCAGCTGCACCACCATACTCCTAGAGCCGCCGCCTCAGTGTCCACGCGCGAGAGACACAAACATAGGCACATGCCGCCTTATCCCTCCACAATGCCACAGGCCACCCGTGCCTCATCCCCACCACCAAGGACCACTATCGTCATATCGGCACCAAAGAGGTTACCGAAGGTAAATGCAAGTTAAATTGAGAGACGTTTTGTAGACCGAAGAATCTTGGTGGTTTGGGCATTCTCTACCTTGAGAAATTTGCTAGGACCCTACGATTAAGATGGCCGTGGTTCGAACGGAGGCACCCAAACAAGCTTTGGGTTGGCATGGGCAACCCTTGTGATGAGATGGACATGGACCTTTTCTATGCTTGCACGACTATTACCATTTGAAATGGGAAGATAGCTCTTTTTGGAGCTCTCCGTGGCTTAGTGGTGCTAAGTACAACGACATTGCGCCGCTCATCTATGAGGCATCCACAAGAAATAAATGCAAAGTAAATCAAGCCTTGCTTGTCAATGCTTGGGTGGCAAAAATCAAGATGGACGCCAACCTCACCGCCCAACATATTCATGAGTACATTAGGCTTTGGGCTCAACTCCAACACATGCAACTTGTTGAACATATTGAAGATACCATCACTTGGGACACCACTACCAACGGAGAGTACTCCTCTACCGCGGCTTACAATGCACAATTTTTCGGCGCTATGACGACAAATATGAAGAAGCTTGTTTGGAAGAATTGGGCGCCCCCGAAGATTAAGTTCTTTGCTTGgttgtgttagatgtatatatttgtctattgtagtttccccatatgttagggggctttctgcatatgtgcacctgtacatgtactatatattgtgacctttggccccctggtaatacaacaagtatattgccctaacatggtatcagagcaaaattgATCCTCCTAAAGGCTTGTTCCCGGCCGCCCCACCGCCGGCTTCTCCTCGTCTTGATCTCCTGCGCAAGTCTCGATCTCATCCTCTGCTCCTCGATTCCCCGGTCCGCCTCCATCCTCGTCCGCGTGAGGTCGCCTGCTCCGCCCCGTtgtcgtgttccgctctctgaggtccttgctgagcttcgtgctgaggagactcgtcttcatggtgctggtcttcttgaggttccctctgttcttgctgctcgtggccctcctgtgccgtctgctcgtggacctcctatgccgccgacttcgttgcggcctccggcacagccgatactgcctactcctccattccagggtcagcgtcagccccagcagcctcgtggttcgacgtcacctccttgcacctactgtggcaggcctggccacactatctctacttgtggcagagggatcccagcttacgCCCGCCGCATCTTACTCGTCGTCGGtggctcttcaggatcttctcttgttgcgctatctgatcgggacattatccgtggtcttcgtggtctgctttCATTGGTACTGAGCTCTTCCTCGACGGTGCCGCTGGTTCTGTGCTCGgctcttctggcaccgcgcgaccaccttcttccacacagtcaggtacgtcatcccgtggtatctggatttctgagcttcttttcatatgacctctgcgtcttctattctttTCTGCTCTCGCTCTCTTGTTTTCGCCTGTTCGTGTTATCACGGTGATGGTACCTCTCTCTCCATTTTCAGTCGAGGCACTCTTTCTACTACCTCTTTCTCTCGTTCTGATGTTTCccatgttcctagtcttaagatgaacctgttttccGCTAGTCAGCTTCGATTacggttgtcgcgtcattcttgacgctgattcttgtgtTGTTCGGGACCGccgtacacaggccctggttggagctggccctcgcagccttgagtccccggggcTCGGGAGTTAGACCGGCTTCGCGTTCCTTACTGCCGCCACTTCATCCGCAGTTCTCCTGCGGTTCTTTGTCACATcggatcttttcagcagtggcatcatcggctgggtcacctctgtggctcccgtttatcgtcattagttcgtcgtggtcttctggggtctgtctcaggagatgtgtctttgcattcgtggcagggttgtaggctaggcaaacagattcaacttccctatcctactagtgcgtctgtatctcagcgaccttttgatttagtgcattcagatgtttggggtctgGCTCCCTTCccttcgaaagggggtcatcgatactatattttgtttattgatgatttttcgcgatacacctggttgtttcttatgcactctcgcagcgaggtgctttctatttatcagcgttttgcagccatggttcgtactcagtattccacgcctattcgtgtgtttcgtgctgactctgccggagagtatatctcccagcaactgcgtggtgttcttgctgagcagggcacccttgcccagttctcgtgccccggcgcccatgctcaaaatggtgtcgccgagcgtaagcatcgtcatattcttgagactacccgtgctatgatgattgcttcctctcttccgccgcatttctgggctgaggctgtcgctacgttgacttacctcattaacattcagccttctgctgcccttcaaggtggcattcctctcgagcgtctttctggttgctctccagattactcgacacttcgtttatttggttgcgtttgctatgttcttctccctcctcgcgatcgcaccaagctgaccgctcagtctgttgagtgtgtctttctcggatacagtgatgagcataagggctatcgctgttgggaccctgttggtcgtcggatgcgcatctctcgtgatgtcacgtttgatgagacgcgtcccttctatcctcgtcccacctcgggtacttacccggtggatgatatctcttttcttctttttccagatGCACCCCCTGCCATCCCGTCTCCTCCCCCTCCTAGtcctgatgcgcccccttcggcgccatcctctcctccgtctagtccacctagtactcctcgttctccggtttcggatccttctgatgttgtcccttcttcctcttcttctgatgagttaTCCTCCGCTGATGACCTTTCCCcttcacggcctgttcgtcagcgtcgtgctccagctcgttactctcctagtcagtatggtctttctgtcgtttccgagccgacttcttatcgggatgccgagcgtcatcctgaatggcagcttgccatggctgaggagatcgctgcgcttgagcgcactggcacttgggatcttgtttctcccccttctggtgttcgtcctatcacgtgtaagtgggtctataaaattaagactcgctctgatggatctcttgagcgctataaaacgcgtcttgtggctcgtggctttctgcaggagcacggccgtgactatgatgagacttttgcccctgtggctcatatgactactgtgcgtacccttcttgctgttgcttctgttcgtcGCTGGTCTGTCTCCCACTTGATGTTcgtaatgcttttcttaatggcgagttgagtgaggaggtttacatgcagcctcctcctgggtattctgttcccgatgggatggtttgtcgtcttcgacgttctctctatggtctcaaacaggcccctcgtgcctggtttgagcgcttcgcctctgtggtgactgttgctggtttctctcctagtcttcatgatcccgcatttttcgttcacacttctcctcgtggacgtactcttcttcttctctatgttgatgatatgttcattactggtgatgatcctgagtatattgccttcgtcaaggctcgtcttcgcgatcagtttcttatgactgatcttggtcttcttcgctattttcttggcattgaggtttcctccacttctgatggcttttctatctctcaggaaaagtacattcaggatcttcttgctcgtgctgctcttggggatgagcgcacggtcgatactcctatggagcttaatgttaagctttgtCCTACTGATggcgatcctcttcctgatcccacccgttatcgccatcttgttgggagtcttgtttatcttgctgtcactcgtcctgatatttcttatcctgttcatattctgagtcagtttgtctcagctcctaccactgttcactatagtcatctcctccgtgttcttcgttatcttcgtggcacgatcactcgtcgccttttctttccctgttccagctctctccagctccagtgctattcggatgctacgtgggcgagtgatcctacggatcgtcgttcgctttctgcttactgtgtgtttctaggtggttcgcttgttgcttggaagatgaagaaacaggtcgcagtttcccgttcgagtgttgaggctgagttgcgggctatggctttgttgattgctgaggtgacttggttacggtggttgcttgcagatttggggtttctgttacgacacccactccacttttgtctgacagtacaggtgctatcagtattgcacgtgatccggtcaagcatgagctgaccaagcatatcggtgttcatgctttttacacacgtgcacaggtacaggatgatgttgttgcggttcattatgtgccttcagatttgcagttggcggatttctttacgaaggcacatACTCGAGCGtagcatgatttcttactctccaaactcagtgttgtggatccaccatgagtttgagggggggggggtgttagatgtatatatttgtctattgtagtttccccatatgttagggggctttctgcatatgtgcacctgtacatgtactatatattatggcctttggccccctggtaataaaaCAAGTATATTGCCCTAACAGGTTGGAGCTTCATAATAGGATTTGGATGGCTGATCGCCTTGAGAGGAGGGGTAGGAATAATTGTGGCCTTTGTCCTCTTTGCAAACAAACCCAAGAGATGGCGGCCCACTTTCTCTCCCAATGCCGCTACACTAAATGCCTTTGGGGAATGGTGAAGAATTGGATTGGCATCCCATCCATGTGCACCATCGAGTGGTCGGATGATCTAACCCTTGAGGTGTGGTGGACTAAACTATTGAAGGATGCAATGGCAAACCGGAAGGCGATTGCCTCCATCATCATGTTTGTCAACTGGACTATTTGGAAGGAGCGGAATGCTAGGGTCTTCAACAACAAAACAACTCCTCCGACCATGCTCATTGAGATTATCAAAGCCGAGGCAAAGCTTTGGGTGGCCGTGGGAGTGAAGTGTTTGAGTTTTGTAATAATTGGAGAGTAATCCCTTAGACTTTTTCCTTTGGTTCGGTTTCAGAACTTTGTCTTGTCAAGACACTCCTGCTTAATTAATGCACGGTGGGCAAGTGGCACATTGTATCATACATTTCCATGGTTTAATAAAGTTCTATCAAGTTTCACTAAGTTCCAAACCAAGACTTTAAATTTTATCAAGCTATATTCTATATAACTAGATTTATATTATTTTTCCATAAACACATCAAACTCATTTATACGGTCATTTTGGGTATAGTTTGTACCATTTTTAAGAAACTGTTTGAACCATACTGACACATGTTTGTAGCAGGCTAACACACTACGATTCATTTTGAAATATTTCCGAATTGGTTTTTAAAAATATCACACACTAGAGCATATCATATGAATTTATCAAACAATATAGTCTTAAAACTTGTCGAAGGATAATGAACCTCGAGAAAAATATAAAACACTTAATCCTAATGACATACTATTTTCAAATTATTTATAAAAATATAAACTATTTTGAAACGTTTTTAGTTCATTATCACACAAACCTTATGATACACCATGATAAACGATGCTAGTAAAATACAATCTTGTGCATGCAAATGAAATCACTATATATGACCACACGCACAAAACAAACTTAAGAATATCGTGTTTCGAAAAGTTTCACCAAGTGCcacattttttaaatttaaattttggcAAAAATATGTGCATTATCGGACTTGTTTCAAAGTTCTATTTGTTAGGAACTCAAATGTTCAAACGGATCATAAATTGATTACTTTATTCCAAATCTATGGAACTTTCAGGTTCCAGAAGCTGATTAAAATGTAAACCTTTGTGGAGGTGGATGCGCCACTATACACTGTGCATGATGACTTATACACGATAGTACATGTTTACCCAAAGGTGGAATGCGAGAGAAGGTGGGGCATGCAATCATATTTGTTAGGAACTCAAATGTTCAAACATATCATAAATTAAATACGGAGTATTTTATTCAAAAGCAATGTACCTTTCATGTTTGAGGAGCGGACTCGAATGCAAGCATTTGTGGCATGGTAGAATAGCCCTACTCAACCTCGATGATTTGTGGAGGTTGGAAGTTAGATGTACCTCGATGATTTGTGGAGGTGGTTGTACCAATGTACACTTACACAATACAAGTACTTCTTcccattcatattaattgacttaactttatctagatacaaaTGTAgtatctagttaacaaatgcgtcTAAATACATCTGTATGGTAGAATTGCCGGACTCAGTGTCGGAGGGAGCTAGTCCACTCAAGCAACACGTGTATTGTAGAATCGTCAGACTCAATGTgggaagaaaaaaagaaaagttCTTGACGTAAAATGGGGGGCGCTGGCACCCGGCTATTCTGCTTATACGGCCCCCTCATACACTACTTTTTGATATAAATTTATTAAATTTAAAACAACAAATAAACTAGAATACAATCGCTACATCTTCTTTTTCTTGGAGGGCCCGCACCATTTTCATGGCGTCGCTTCCTGCTTGTTACCTCCTCAGTCGGTATCCTCGGATGAGCATGTCTCGTCCGATGAGGAGTCCTTCCGGTCGTCCTCCTCCACCCCCTCGTCGTCGGTGTACGCCGCCTACACATGCACATTGGATCGAGCCTTCGTCTTCTTCTTAGTAGCTGCCTCCTCTATCGCCTCCTCCGCCTCTAGTCGTGCCCACCTAgcatcttcatcctcttcctcctcctcggggtCGTCCTGCGCCTCCGGGCCATCAGTGATGGCGTCATTCGGTGGGGAGCTTGAGCTGCCCGGAGTTCTCTCCCTTTCCCACCAATGTCTCCACCAGGTGACTTGCCTTCGCTGTCAAAGTCGGATGGACACGAAAGGTCACTCATGGCGCGGGCTGGTCGTCGGTTGGGAATGGCGGCAACCAGTGGGAGATAATTGCAGGGACGGGCATCGTGCACTCCGTATGATTTTTatatcgccccccccccccccccccccccgcggccgTGACGCGTCCGTGGAGATTCAGTTCGACCCGGATTACTTGTTGAGCCGCGCGGCCCGCGCCGGCACCAACACAAAATTGGGGGAAGGCTAGCTGGACGCGATTTTTAGTACTGACACCCCAGTAGCCCTTTAggccgagtggagatgctctaagaagcTTTTATGATGTTTGTGGCAAAGCGGGAGGAAACACATAAAACAAATGACGAAGACTTCACAATCTGACAATAGTACTTGCAAGTTTAACAGCATCGCATCAGCTACAAGAGAGTTGAATAACTCAgcgctcttagagcatctccagccgc
Coding sequences within it:
- the LOC127342568 gene encoding uncharacterized protein, which translates into the protein MASTYLLPYPLPLTPPPAFASRCRVPMASAASLGVTVSTSESVGQNDLLIVGPGALGQIVAEKWQQEHPGCKIFGQTATTDHHSELTKIGIIPSLKGSRVGQKVPFVIFCAPPYRTDDYPGDLRVAASNWSGEGSFLFTSSTAVYDCNDNGLCSEDSPCVPIGRSPRTDVLLNAENVVLEAGGCVVRLGGLYKMDQGPHVFWLSKGTVDARPDLIINLIHYEDAASLGISIMKRRLRGRVFLGCDSQPLSRQQIMDRVNRSGKFDGKFEGFTGTDGPLGKRMDNSKTRAEIGWQPKYSSFTEFLGLSN